One Mycolicibacterium crocinum DNA window includes the following coding sequences:
- a CDS encoding flavin monoamine oxidase family protein produces the protein MPNQKQVDADVVIVGAGLSGMIAARAVLAAGLTPVVLEADERVGGRILTEEVMPGLPVELGAQWIGDTHERMFALADELGVETYPQFEDGETSYDLVGAGVLRENEFHARFGDELAELERVLRRLDEMATEVPVDAPWLAPRAAEWDSITAGAWYDAQGLSPVARTLVEICTVGILAVPTAEVSFLHLLFTIQTCGVTSELFAESEGGAQTTRFVGGTSEIPNRLAALIADHIVLRVPVQLIEHSPGGVSVHCRGGLVARGRRVIVAISPTLAGRIMYDPPLSGVRDQLTQRLPNGSAMKAFFVYDEPFWRTDGFNGQLISDVGPARMSNDTCIPGDDHGVILMFLEGEQARTFGRLPEEERRAALTAELVRHYGSKAAHPELYVDGEWSDRQWTRGCYNVNLGPHVWTAYGPALSAPIGVIHWASTDTATYWSAYMEGAVDAGERAAAEVIAALAG, from the coding sequence ATGCCGAACCAGAAGCAGGTCGACGCGGACGTCGTCATCGTCGGGGCCGGACTGTCCGGAATGATCGCCGCCCGCGCTGTGCTGGCGGCCGGACTGACGCCGGTGGTGCTGGAGGCCGACGAACGGGTCGGCGGTCGCATCCTCACCGAGGAGGTCATGCCGGGCCTGCCCGTCGAACTGGGCGCCCAGTGGATCGGTGACACGCACGAGCGGATGTTCGCCCTCGCCGACGAGCTCGGCGTCGAGACGTACCCGCAGTTCGAGGACGGCGAGACATCCTACGACCTCGTCGGTGCTGGAGTGTTGCGCGAGAACGAATTCCACGCGCGCTTCGGCGACGAGCTGGCCGAACTGGAGCGTGTGCTGCGCCGGTTGGACGAGATGGCCACCGAGGTGCCCGTCGATGCGCCCTGGCTGGCACCCCGTGCGGCCGAATGGGATTCCATCACCGCCGGCGCATGGTACGACGCCCAGGGACTGTCGCCGGTGGCCCGCACTCTGGTGGAGATCTGCACGGTCGGGATCCTGGCGGTGCCGACCGCAGAGGTGTCGTTCCTGCACCTGCTGTTCACCATCCAGACCTGCGGAGTGACGTCTGAGTTGTTCGCCGAGTCCGAAGGAGGCGCCCAAACCACCCGGTTTGTCGGCGGCACCAGCGAGATCCCGAACCGCCTCGCCGCGCTGATCGCCGATCACATCGTGCTGCGGGTGCCGGTCCAGCTGATCGAACATTCCCCGGGCGGTGTCAGCGTGCACTGCCGCGGTGGACTGGTCGCGCGTGGCCGCCGGGTCATCGTGGCCATCTCACCGACCCTCGCGGGACGGATCATGTACGACCCTCCGCTGTCCGGTGTGCGTGATCAGCTCACGCAGCGGCTGCCGAACGGGTCGGCCATGAAGGCGTTCTTCGTCTACGACGAACCCTTCTGGCGCACAGACGGATTCAATGGCCAGCTGATCTCCGACGTCGGCCCGGCCCGAATGTCCAACGACACCTGCATACCCGGCGACGACCACGGAGTGATCCTGATGTTCCTGGAGGGCGAGCAGGCCCGTACCTTCGGACGCTTGCCTGAGGAGGAGCGCCGCGCGGCGCTCACCGCCGAACTGGTGCGCCACTACGGCAGCAAGGCCGCCCATCCCGAGTTGTATGTCGACGGCGAATGGTCGGACCGGCAGTGGACCCGCGGCTGCTACAACGTCAACCTCGGGCCGCACGTGTGGACTGCGTACGGTCCCGCCCTGTCGGCGCCGATCGGCGTGATCCATTGGGCGTCAACCGATACCGCAACGTATTGGAGCGCCTACATGGAGGGCGCGGTCGACGCTGGTGAGCGAGCAGCAGCCGAGGTCATCGCGGCGCTGGCCGGCTAA
- a CDS encoding IS110 family transposase — protein sequence MVVIGADVHKRTHTFVAVDDVGRELGSKTVPATTPGHTAAVRWAREKFGSDVVWGIEDCRNLSARLERDLLSAGQKVVRVAPKLMALQRAGGRDRGKSDPIDALAVARAVLREPDLPVATHDTVSRELKLLIDRRDDLVAQRTSITNRFLNRVHELDPARNPKKRSMDRAKTHKSLADWLSALDGVLAEVAADELADIVRLTAMINALTQRIGAAVQAVAPSLLALPGCGELTAAKLVGESAGVSRFTSEAAFARHNGSAPIPAWSGNTAGRMRLNRSGNRQLNAALHRIAITQIGMTSSAGQAYYRKRLAGGDSSSEALRCLKRRLSRTVFNRLNADEKSRHHTTHQPLAA from the coding sequence ATGGTGGTCATTGGAGCCGATGTACACAAGCGCACCCACACCTTCGTCGCCGTCGATGACGTCGGCCGTGAACTGGGCAGCAAAACGGTCCCGGCAACGACGCCCGGACACACTGCTGCGGTGCGGTGGGCTCGGGAAAAGTTCGGTAGCGACGTGGTGTGGGGCATCGAGGACTGCCGCAATCTGTCCGCACGCCTGGAACGTGATCTGCTCTCGGCCGGACAGAAGGTGGTGCGGGTAGCGCCAAAATTGATGGCCCTGCAGCGTGCCGGCGGACGGGATCGGGGCAAGTCTGACCCCATCGACGCCCTAGCGGTGGCACGAGCGGTATTGCGTGAACCTGATCTACCTGTGGCCACCCATGACACGGTGTCACGGGAGTTGAAACTGTTGATCGATCGCCGGGACGACCTTGTGGCGCAACGCACGTCGATCACCAACCGGTTCCTCAATCGGGTTCACGAGCTCGATCCCGCCCGTAACCCAAAGAAGAGATCAATGGATCGCGCCAAGACCCACAAGAGTTTGGCGGACTGGCTGTCGGCCCTTGATGGAGTGCTGGCCGAGGTGGCTGCCGATGAGTTGGCCGACATCGTTCGGCTCACCGCCATGATCAACGCCCTTACCCAACGGATCGGCGCCGCCGTGCAAGCCGTAGCGCCGAGCCTGCTGGCTCTGCCGGGTTGCGGGGAGCTCACCGCAGCCAAGCTGGTCGGCGAATCCGCCGGCGTCAGCCGATTCACCAGCGAAGCCGCTTTCGCCCGTCACAACGGCAGCGCGCCCATCCCTGCCTGGTCAGGCAACACCGCTGGTCGAATGCGTCTCAACAGGTCCGGCAACCGCCAACTCAACGCCGCCCTGCACCGCATTGCCATCACTCAGATCGGCATGACCTCAAGCGCTGGACAGGCCTATTACCGAAAACGACTTGCCGGCGGTGACTCCTCTTCAGAAGCATTGCGGTGCCTCAAACGACGTCTCAGCCGCACCGTGTTCAACCGACTCAACGCCGACGAGAAATCCCGTCACCACACCACCCACCAACCGCTCGCCGCTTGA
- a CDS encoding amino acid ABC transporter ATP-binding protein: protein MTDTTSGEPEYRVVADGVEKAFGENKVLKGVSFTVERGTATAIIGPSGSGKTTLLRTLNALDRADAGVIRVDDVEIDFSTPTTKSEVRRFQSRSGFVFQGHNLFPHKTVLQNVIEGPVFVQKRPKEEVITEAIALLDQVGLADKRDQYPYQLSGGQQQRVGIARALALKPKLVLFDEPTSALDPELVGEVLSVIKDLAVEGWTMVIVTHEIQFARQVSNQVLFTDGGVILEQGRPEDVIGNPKEARTRQFLERVLNPL, encoded by the coding sequence ATGACAGACACCACCAGCGGCGAGCCCGAATACCGCGTCGTCGCCGACGGCGTCGAGAAGGCGTTCGGTGAGAACAAGGTGCTCAAGGGCGTCTCCTTCACAGTGGAGCGCGGTACGGCGACGGCGATCATCGGGCCGTCCGGCTCCGGCAAGACGACACTGCTGCGCACCCTCAATGCGCTCGACCGCGCCGACGCCGGCGTGATTCGAGTCGACGACGTCGAGATCGACTTCTCCACGCCGACAACCAAATCCGAGGTGCGCCGGTTTCAATCCCGCAGCGGCTTCGTGTTCCAGGGCCACAACTTGTTTCCGCACAAGACGGTGTTGCAGAACGTCATTGAAGGGCCGGTGTTCGTGCAGAAGCGGCCGAAGGAGGAAGTGATCACGGAGGCCATCGCACTCCTCGATCAGGTCGGGCTTGCCGACAAACGCGATCAATACCCGTACCAATTGTCCGGCGGGCAGCAGCAGCGGGTCGGCATCGCCCGAGCGCTGGCACTCAAGCCCAAACTGGTGTTGTTCGACGAGCCGACCTCGGCGCTGGATCCCGAACTGGTCGGCGAGGTGCTCTCGGTGATCAAGGATCTGGCCGTCGAGGGCTGGACGATGGTGATCGTCACTCACGAAATCCAATTCGCCAGACAGGTTTCCAACCAGGTGTTGTTCACCGATGGTGGCGTCATTCTGGAGCAGGGCCGCCCCGAGGACGTCATCGGCAACCCGAAAGAGGCGCGCACACGCCAGTTCCTGGAGCGGGTGCTCAATCCGCTGTAG
- a CDS encoding ABC transporter substrate-binding protein/permease → MRHLARAALLTIVLIAAALLGGCGSRPDGGGPLASGVLRVGTEGTYAPFSFQDPATGQLAGYDVDVANAVGQKLGKKVEFVQTPWDSIFAALEANRFDVVANEVTITPERQSKYDLSEPYSVGEGVIITRSNDDSIKSLNDLRGKTVGASITSNWAQVSRDAGATVAPVEGFTQAITLLSQGRVDAVVNDSIAFHAYAAETNNQSVKISATIGEKSEQGFAARKNSGLLPDLNRAIDELKADGTLAAISQKYLKANATGEPATNTAGAGHRSVWQLIGENLWPLAKAAITVTVPLTIISFAIGLVIALVVALGRLSRDVIVSNVARFYISVIRGTPLLVQLFIIFYALPQIGIKLDPFLAAVIAFSLNVGGYAAEIIRSAIQSIPIGQWEAAETIGYNYAGALRRIILPQAARVAVPPLSNTLISLVKDTSLASTILVTELLRTAQVAAAPTFEFFALYGTAAAYYWIICLVLSFGQSRLEHRLERYVVR, encoded by the coding sequence ATGCGTCACCTAGCACGCGCCGCGCTGCTGACGATCGTGTTGATCGCCGCAGCGCTCCTCGGCGGCTGTGGATCAAGACCTGACGGCGGCGGCCCACTGGCCTCCGGTGTGCTTCGAGTCGGTACCGAGGGCACCTACGCGCCGTTCAGTTTCCAGGATCCCGCCACCGGACAGCTCGCCGGCTACGACGTCGACGTTGCCAATGCCGTGGGCCAGAAACTCGGCAAAAAGGTCGAGTTCGTCCAAACGCCATGGGATTCGATCTTCGCCGCGCTCGAAGCCAACCGGTTCGACGTGGTGGCCAACGAAGTCACCATCACCCCGGAGCGGCAGAGCAAGTACGACCTGTCCGAGCCTTATTCGGTCGGTGAAGGCGTCATCATCACCCGCTCGAACGACGATTCGATCAAGTCGCTCAACGATCTGCGGGGCAAGACCGTCGGAGCCAGCATCACCAGCAACTGGGCCCAGGTCTCGCGCGACGCCGGGGCGACGGTGGCGCCGGTGGAGGGCTTCACTCAGGCCATCACCCTGCTCAGCCAGGGCCGCGTGGACGCGGTCGTCAACGACAGCATCGCCTTTCACGCCTATGCGGCCGAGACCAACAATCAGTCGGTCAAGATCAGCGCCACGATCGGCGAAAAGAGCGAGCAGGGGTTTGCGGCTCGGAAGAACAGCGGCCTGCTGCCGGACCTGAATAGGGCGATCGACGAGCTGAAGGCGGATGGCACGCTCGCCGCGATCTCGCAGAAGTACCTGAAGGCCAACGCCACCGGAGAACCCGCGACCAATACGGCCGGCGCCGGGCACCGTTCGGTGTGGCAACTCATCGGCGAAAACCTCTGGCCGCTGGCCAAGGCTGCGATCACCGTGACCGTTCCGCTGACGATCATCAGCTTCGCCATCGGCCTGGTGATCGCACTCGTCGTCGCGCTCGGCCGGTTGTCGCGAGATGTGATCGTGTCGAACGTCGCGCGGTTCTACATTTCGGTCATCCGCGGCACACCGCTGCTGGTGCAGTTGTTCATCATCTTCTACGCGCTACCGCAGATCGGGATCAAACTCGATCCGTTCCTGGCCGCGGTGATCGCATTCAGCCTCAACGTCGGCGGCTATGCCGCGGAGATCATCCGGTCGGCCATCCAGAGCATCCCGATCGGGCAATGGGAAGCCGCCGAGACGATCGGTTACAACTACGCCGGTGCGCTGCGGCGAATCATCCTTCCGCAGGCTGCCCGGGTCGCGGTGCCCCCGCTGTCGAACACGTTGATCTCGCTGGTCAAAGACACGTCGCTGGCGTCGACGATCCTGGTGACCGAACTGCTGCGCACAGCGCAGGTGGCGGCCGCGCCGACGTTTGAATTCTTCGCGCTGTACGGAACCGCGGCCGCCTACTACTGGATCATCTGCCTGGTGCTCTCCTTCGGCCAGAGCCGCCTCGAACACCGACTGGAGAGGTACGTGGTGCGATGA
- a CDS encoding cytochrome P450: MTAATEPQELLLKLLDPANRANPYPVYRQILDGGPMHVPESTLYVLSSFADCDEVLRHPDSCSDRLKSTAAQRAIEAGEQPRPFGTPGFLFLDPPDHTRLRRLVSKAFSPRVVKSLEPDITSLVDDLLDKAAQTSEFDAIEQLAHPLPVAVICRLLGVPIEDEAQFGAASTILAQGLDPFVTFTGETQGFEERMKAGMWLRGYLRELLERRRAEPRDDLMSGLIAVEESGDQLTEEEIVATCNLLLIAGHETTVNLIANGILAMLRHREHWTALSADPGLAPNIIEETLRYDPPVQLASRVAGADMEIGGIRIPKGDIMMVLLAAAHRDPAVTERPDEFDPTRSPIRHLAFGHGPHFCLGAPLARMEAAVALSAVTKRFPDAQLASEPTYKPHVTLRGMARLDVAV, from the coding sequence ATGACTGCTGCCACCGAGCCGCAAGAACTGCTTCTGAAACTGCTCGACCCCGCCAACCGGGCGAACCCCTACCCGGTGTACCGGCAGATCCTCGACGGCGGGCCGATGCACGTGCCCGAGTCCACGCTGTACGTGCTGTCCAGCTTCGCCGACTGCGACGAGGTGTTGCGGCATCCCGATTCGTGCAGCGACCGGCTGAAGTCCACCGCCGCGCAGCGGGCCATCGAGGCCGGTGAACAACCCCGGCCGTTCGGCACGCCCGGTTTCCTGTTTCTCGACCCGCCCGATCACACCCGGTTGCGCAGGCTGGTCAGTAAGGCCTTCTCGCCGCGAGTGGTGAAGTCGTTGGAGCCCGACATCACGTCGTTGGTCGACGACCTGCTCGACAAGGCCGCGCAGACAAGCGAATTCGACGCCATCGAGCAGTTGGCGCATCCGCTCCCGGTGGCGGTGATCTGCCGCCTGCTTGGTGTGCCGATCGAGGACGAGGCCCAATTCGGTGCGGCCTCAACGATACTGGCGCAGGGGCTGGACCCCTTCGTCACCTTCACGGGGGAGACCCAGGGGTTCGAAGAGCGCATGAAGGCGGGAATGTGGCTGCGCGGGTATTTGCGTGAGCTGCTGGAGCGCCGGCGGGCCGAGCCGCGCGACGATCTGATGTCGGGACTGATCGCGGTGGAGGAATCCGGTGACCAGCTCACCGAGGAGGAGATCGTCGCGACCTGCAACCTGCTGCTGATCGCCGGTCACGAGACGACGGTCAATCTGATCGCCAACGGCATCCTGGCGATGTTGCGGCACCGCGAACACTGGACCGCGTTGAGCGCCGACCCGGGACTGGCGCCGAACATCATCGAGGAAACGCTGCGCTACGACCCGCCGGTGCAATTGGCCAGCCGCGTCGCCGGTGCCGACATGGAGATCGGTGGCATCCGAATCCCCAAGGGGGACATCATGATGGTGCTGCTGGCCGCCGCCCACCGCGATCCGGCGGTCACCGAACGGCCCGACGAGTTCGACCCCACCCGCAGCCCGATCCGCCATCTGGCCTTCGGGCATGGGCCGCACTTCTGCCTCGGTGCACCGCTGGCGCGGATGGAGGCCGCGGTGGCGTTGTCCGCGGTGACCAAACGCTTCCCGGATGCGCAGCTGGCGTCCGAGCCGACCTACAAGCCGCACGTCACGTTGCGCGGCATGGCCCGCCTCGACGTCGCCGTCTGA
- the gluQRS gene encoding tRNA glutamyl-Q(34) synthetase GluQRS, with translation MTRPTPGAGRFAPSPSADLHIGNLRTAVLAWLFARSTGRRFLMRVEDLDDRTHTDIAQRQLDDLAAIGITWDEEPTWQSQQQQRYDAVIDGLVARGLVYECYCSRKDILSAPRAPHAPEGAYPGTCRELSADERTAKREAGRPPALRLRADTGEYTVTDLLHGPYTGVVDDFVLRRGDGVPAYNLAVVVDDALSGIDQVVRGDDLLASSPRQAYLAGLLGYPQPVYAHVPLVLNAEGKRLAKRDGAVTLDELGVPRAFAMITESLGWPAHDMATLLHQFDPAQLPREPWIYQPV, from the coding sequence GTGACCCGCCCAACCCCGGGCGCAGGCCGGTTCGCCCCCAGCCCGTCCGCCGACCTGCACATCGGAAACCTGCGCACCGCCGTGCTGGCGTGGTTGTTCGCGCGGTCGACGGGTCGTCGCTTTCTGATGCGGGTCGAAGACCTCGATGACCGCACGCACACCGATATCGCACAACGTCAGCTCGATGACCTGGCCGCGATCGGCATCACGTGGGACGAGGAGCCGACGTGGCAGTCCCAACAGCAGCAACGCTACGACGCGGTGATCGACGGGCTCGTCGCGCGTGGTCTGGTCTACGAATGCTATTGCAGCAGAAAAGATATCCTCAGCGCACCGCGTGCACCGCACGCGCCCGAAGGCGCCTACCCCGGGACCTGCCGTGAGCTGAGTGCCGACGAGCGGACCGCCAAGCGGGAAGCCGGGCGGCCACCCGCACTGCGGCTGCGCGCCGACACCGGCGAATACACCGTCACCGATCTCCTACACGGCCCCTACACCGGGGTGGTCGACGACTTCGTGCTCCGCCGTGGTGACGGTGTGCCCGCCTACAACTTGGCCGTCGTCGTCGACGATGCGCTCTCCGGCATCGATCAGGTGGTCCGGGGTGACGACCTGCTGGCATCCTCGCCGCGCCAGGCTTACCTGGCCGGGCTGCTCGGTTATCCGCAGCCGGTCTATGCCCATGTGCCGCTGGTCCTCAACGCCGAGGGCAAGCGGCTGGCCAAGCGTGACGGCGCGGTCACGCTGGACGAGCTCGGGGTGCCGCGGGCATTCGCGATGATCACCGAATCGCTGGGGTGGCCGGCACACGACATGGCGACACTGCTGCACCAGTTCGATCCGGCGCAACTGCCCCGCGAGCCGTGGATATATCAACCGGTTTGA